A genome region from Camelus ferus isolate YT-003-E chromosome 25, BCGSAC_Cfer_1.0, whole genome shotgun sequence includes the following:
- the ZNF572 gene encoding zinc finger protein 572 isoform X2, translating into MEQEQKLLVSDSDGFTERESLKSIFTGGESKNNLETVQHNNSKADKLKERASKWSKSDCPQYCKHKDTKEMPLTWSQGGEIECDDSCENHLGNSENQENSTGKEEEEPIHRGWDSGEHTRASVQQNASFRDKPYKCSECWKSFSNSSHLRTHQRTHSGEKPYKCSECGKCFSSSSHLIQHLRTHTGEKPYQCGGCGKSFSNTSHLIIHERTHTGEKPYKCPECGKSFSSSSHLIQHHRSHTGEKPYECPVCGKCFSHSYVLVEHQRTHTGEKPYKCPNCGKSFSQSSSLIRHQRTHTGEKPYKCPECGRSFGCHSTLMKHQRIHTGEKPYQCTECGKNFSRSSNLIAHRKTHTGEKSYESSEYEESLSPNYNVIEECRLQPGEKPYKCCECGKSFGLSSHLIRHQRTHTGEKPYRCSECWKTFSQSSTLVIHQRTHTGEKPYKCPDCGECFSQSFNLIRHRRTHIGEKPYKCADCEKCFSRSAYLSQHQKIHIEKSSESPEVDNFPHEWTWKNCSGEMDLISSFSVPNSSPS; encoded by the exons ATGGAGCAAGAGCAAAAATTGTTGGTCTCAGATTCTGATGGCTTCACAGAGAGGGAGagtttgaaaagcatttttacag GAGGTGAAAGTAAGAATAATTTGGAAACTGTTCAACATAATAACTCTAAGGCAGATAAACTTAAAGAGAGAGCCTCAAAGTGGTCTAAAAGTGACTGCCCACAATATTGTAAGCataaagacacaaaagaaatgcCATTGACATGGTCCCAAGGAGGTGAGATTGAGTGTGATGATTCCTGTGAGAATCATCTTGGCAACTCAGAGAATCAGGAAAATTCtacaggaaaagaggaggaagaacctATTCACCGGGGATGGGACTCAGGAGAACACACCAGGGCCTCTGTCCAGCAGAATGCATCCTTCCGGGACAAACCCTACAAATGTTCTGAGTGTTGGAAAAGCTTCAGTAATAGTTCTCATTTGCGTACTCATCAAAGGACCCACTCGGGAGAAAAGCCTTATAAATGTTCTGAGTGTGGGAAGTGCTTCAGTAGCAGCTCTCACCTGATTCAGCATCTGAGaacacacacaggggagaagcccTACCAGTGCGGCGGATGTGGGAAAAGCTTCAGCAACACCTCCCATCTTATTATCCACGAAAGAACTCACACGGGAGAGAAACCCTATAAATGTCCTGAGTGTGGGAAGAGTTTCAGCAGCAGCTCTCACCTTATTCAGCATCACAGGTCGCATACAGGTGAAAAACCGTATGAATGTCCAGTTTGTGGGAAATGCTTCAGCCACAGTTATGTCCTAGTAGAACATCAGAGGACCCACACTGGAGAAAAACCTTACAAGTGTCCCAATTGTGGAAAGAGTTTTAGTCAGAGTTCTAGTCTGATCCGCCATCAGCGGACACACACAGGTGAGAAGCCCTACAAATGCCCTGAGTGTGGAAGAAGCTTTGGTTGTCATTCTACTCTAATGAAGCATCAGAGAATACATACAGGAGAAAAACCCTATCAGTGCACAGAGTGCGGGAAGAATTTCAGTCGAAGTTCAAACCTTATTGCACACCGGAaaacacacacaggagagaaatcCTATGAAAGTTCTGAATATGAAGAAAGTTTGAGTCCAAACTACAATGTGATAGAAGAATGCAGACTCCAGCCAGGAGAGAAACCATATAAATGTTGTGAATGTGGAAAGAGTTTTGGCCTCAGCTCCCATCTCATTAGACATCAGAGaacacacacaggagaaaaacCTTACAGATGTTCTGAGTGTTGGAAAACTTTCAGTCAGAGTTCCACCCTGGTCATTCACCAAAGGACGCACACAGGAGAAAAACCGTATAAGTGTCCTGATTGTGGGGAGTGCTTCAGCCAGAGCTTTAACCTCATCAGGCACCGGCGGACCCATATAGGAGAAAAACCTTACAAATGTGCCGACTGTGAGAAATGCTTTAGCAGAAGTGCCTACCTCAGTCAGCATCAGAAAATTCACATAGAAAAATCTTCTGAGTCTCCTGAAGTTGACAATTTTCCTCATGAATGGACTTGGAAAAACTGTTCTGGGGAGATGGACCTCATCTCTTCATTTTCAGTCCCCAATTCATCTCCCTCCTGA
- the ZNF572 gene encoding zinc finger protein 572 isoform X1, with protein MLQWLGRKKTKFSQMPPNITCFPFAGFLIPNLAVTIVMEQEQKLLVSDSDGFTERESLKSIFTGGESKNNLETVQHNNSKADKLKERASKWSKSDCPQYCKHKDTKEMPLTWSQGGEIECDDSCENHLGNSENQENSTGKEEEEPIHRGWDSGEHTRASVQQNASFRDKPYKCSECWKSFSNSSHLRTHQRTHSGEKPYKCSECGKCFSSSSHLIQHLRTHTGEKPYQCGGCGKSFSNTSHLIIHERTHTGEKPYKCPECGKSFSSSSHLIQHHRSHTGEKPYECPVCGKCFSHSYVLVEHQRTHTGEKPYKCPNCGKSFSQSSSLIRHQRTHTGEKPYKCPECGRSFGCHSTLMKHQRIHTGEKPYQCTECGKNFSRSSNLIAHRKTHTGEKSYESSEYEESLSPNYNVIEECRLQPGEKPYKCCECGKSFGLSSHLIRHQRTHTGEKPYRCSECWKTFSQSSTLVIHQRTHTGEKPYKCPDCGECFSQSFNLIRHRRTHIGEKPYKCADCEKCFSRSAYLSQHQKIHIEKSSESPEVDNFPHEWTWKNCSGEMDLISSFSVPNSSPS; from the exons ATGTTGCAAtggttgggaaggaagaaaaccaaatttTCACAAATGCCTCCAAACATAACCTGTTTTCCTTTTGCAGGATTTCTGATCCCTAACCTGGCTGTGACCATTGTGATGGAGCAAGAGCAAAAATTGTTGGTCTCAGATTCTGATGGCTTCACAGAGAGGGAGagtttgaaaagcatttttacag GAGGTGAAAGTAAGAATAATTTGGAAACTGTTCAACATAATAACTCTAAGGCAGATAAACTTAAAGAGAGAGCCTCAAAGTGGTCTAAAAGTGACTGCCCACAATATTGTAAGCataaagacacaaaagaaatgcCATTGACATGGTCCCAAGGAGGTGAGATTGAGTGTGATGATTCCTGTGAGAATCATCTTGGCAACTCAGAGAATCAGGAAAATTCtacaggaaaagaggaggaagaacctATTCACCGGGGATGGGACTCAGGAGAACACACCAGGGCCTCTGTCCAGCAGAATGCATCCTTCCGGGACAAACCCTACAAATGTTCTGAGTGTTGGAAAAGCTTCAGTAATAGTTCTCATTTGCGTACTCATCAAAGGACCCACTCGGGAGAAAAGCCTTATAAATGTTCTGAGTGTGGGAAGTGCTTCAGTAGCAGCTCTCACCTGATTCAGCATCTGAGaacacacacaggggagaagcccTACCAGTGCGGCGGATGTGGGAAAAGCTTCAGCAACACCTCCCATCTTATTATCCACGAAAGAACTCACACGGGAGAGAAACCCTATAAATGTCCTGAGTGTGGGAAGAGTTTCAGCAGCAGCTCTCACCTTATTCAGCATCACAGGTCGCATACAGGTGAAAAACCGTATGAATGTCCAGTTTGTGGGAAATGCTTCAGCCACAGTTATGTCCTAGTAGAACATCAGAGGACCCACACTGGAGAAAAACCTTACAAGTGTCCCAATTGTGGAAAGAGTTTTAGTCAGAGTTCTAGTCTGATCCGCCATCAGCGGACACACACAGGTGAGAAGCCCTACAAATGCCCTGAGTGTGGAAGAAGCTTTGGTTGTCATTCTACTCTAATGAAGCATCAGAGAATACATACAGGAGAAAAACCCTATCAGTGCACAGAGTGCGGGAAGAATTTCAGTCGAAGTTCAAACCTTATTGCACACCGGAaaacacacacaggagagaaatcCTATGAAAGTTCTGAATATGAAGAAAGTTTGAGTCCAAACTACAATGTGATAGAAGAATGCAGACTCCAGCCAGGAGAGAAACCATATAAATGTTGTGAATGTGGAAAGAGTTTTGGCCTCAGCTCCCATCTCATTAGACATCAGAGaacacacacaggagaaaaacCTTACAGATGTTCTGAGTGTTGGAAAACTTTCAGTCAGAGTTCCACCCTGGTCATTCACCAAAGGACGCACACAGGAGAAAAACCGTATAAGTGTCCTGATTGTGGGGAGTGCTTCAGCCAGAGCTTTAACCTCATCAGGCACCGGCGGACCCATATAGGAGAAAAACCTTACAAATGTGCCGACTGTGAGAAATGCTTTAGCAGAAGTGCCTACCTCAGTCAGCATCAGAAAATTCACATAGAAAAATCTTCTGAGTCTCCTGAAGTTGACAATTTTCCTCATGAATGGACTTGGAAAAACTGTTCTGGGGAGATGGACCTCATCTCTTCATTTTCAGTCCCCAATTCATCTCCCTCCTGA